Within Xanthomonas oryzae pv. oryzae, the genomic segment GATGGAAGTTGGTGACCATCGCATCGACGCTGCGGATGCGGTAGCCGGGCAGGATGAAGATCTGGGTTTCGCCGGCGAATGGCTGCAGTTCGCCCTCGGGCGCGGCATCGGTGGTGCGCCAGGCGCTTTCCAGCGAGCGCACCACCGTGGTGCCCACCGCGATCACGCGGCCGCCGCGGGCACGTGTGCGGCGTACCTGTTCGACCAGCGCGGCGCCGACGTTGAGCCACTCCTTGTGCATCACGTGCTGGTCGAGCTTATCCACCCGCACCGGCTGGAAGGTGCCCGCGCCCACATGCAAGGTGACATGACCGAACTCCACCCCGCGCTCGCGCAGGCGCGCCAGCAGGGCTTCGTCGAAATGCAGGCCGGCGGTGGGCGCGGCGACCGCGCCGACTTCGCGCGCGAACACGGTCTGATAGCGCTCGCGGTCTTCGACGCCCGGCTCGCGGCGGATGTAGGGCGGCAGCGGCAAGCGGCCAGCCTCCAGCAACCAGTGTTCCAACGGGGTCGGGATCTCGAAACGCAGCAGGTAGAACGCGCCATCGCGGCCCAGCACCTCGGCCTGGCCGCCGGCATCGAGCGCGATCAGGCTGCCGGCCTTGGGCGATTTGCTGGCGCCGATCTGTACCCGCGCCTGCCGCTCGCCGAGCAGGCGCTCGATCAGGATCTCCACCCGCCCGCCACTGGCCTTCTGCCCGAACAACCGCGCCGGAATGACCCGGGTGTCGTTGAAGATCAGCAGATCGCCCGGCTGCAGCAGCTCGGGCAGATCGCGCGCCCGGCGGTCGGCCAGCGCCTGCGGCGACGGCGGCACCACCAGCAGCCGGCTGGCTGCACGCTCGGCCAGCGGCGCCTGGGCGATCAGTTCTTCGGGCAGGTCGTAATGGAAATCGGACTTCTTCAAGGCCGCAGGATCGTTGACTGAGTAGCCGCACATTGTAACTGCGGCGGGAATTGGAGATTTGGGATTGGGGATTCGTAAGAGCCGAGGCCAGGGGCAGGAAGCTCGACGACGCAAGCTGGCCCGCTTTTACCAATCCCCAATCCCCAATCCCCAATCCCGACTGCCCAATCCCGGCTCAATCACCGCTCAAATTTCGTCGACAGAATGATCGACGTCGTCGTGCGCTCCACTCCGTCGATGGCGCCGATGGCGTCGGTCA encodes:
- the queA gene encoding tRNA preQ1(34) S-adenosylmethionine ribosyltransferase-isomerase QueA, encoding MKKSDFHYDLPEELIAQAPLAERAASRLLVVPPSPQALADRRARDLPELLQPGDLLIFNDTRVIPARLFGQKASGGRVEILIERLLGERQARVQIGASKSPKAGSLIALDAGGQAEVLGRDGAFYLLRFEIPTPLEHWLLEAGRLPLPPYIRREPGVEDRERYQTVFAREVGAVAAPTAGLHFDEALLARLRERGVEFGHVTLHVGAGTFQPVRVDKLDQHVMHKEWLNVGAALVEQVRRTRARGGRVIAVGTTVVRSLESAWRTTDAAPEGELQPFAGETQIFILPGYRIRSVDAMVTNFHLPESTLMMMVSAFAGRERIFEAYHHAIAQRYRFFSYGDAMLLWSRAWGLGSGDS